One Argentina anserina chromosome 6, drPotAnse1.1, whole genome shotgun sequence genomic window, ACTGAACAGACAAGAATAACCAACAAATGTACAGAGATTTATGTTAGTTTTTCTATGCAGTTAGAGCCTTAGAGCTTTCTCTTGTTTATAAGATGATGGGCTACAGCTATTGGCTCTTTAAATTGGATCTTTGTcctttcaaatatttttttttttggatctttgaATCAAGCAAGCTAGTGAGCAACTCTCCCCTAAATCAGCACATTTAAGCAGCaggaccttttttttttcctggcATAAAATCTGTACACTTTTctcactctttctctctttcctaCACATCAATTCTACATGTAGCCAAATAACATTCACATGTCTATGTTTGTAGTGAAAAGGATAATATTTCCCCAACTTTATGCTTACAGTCGTATCTCCATCATCTATACTTCCTCATTATCCACACAAAAAGAAAGAGTACTCTTCTCATCTTCAACAATGTGATAATGCTCTCACAGCTGAAAACCATACCAGAAGCCTAGCCAGGCAGTCTCATCTCCATTCATTGTTGCCATGAATCCAGTAATTCTCTTTGTTATTTCCTCCATATTTTTCCAGTCAATTTTTCTGGGAGGTGAATCAGCAAGACCTAAGGCAGTGAAAGGTAACTCTCAGATTATTGTAATGGGCCTTGTTTACTGTGATATCTGCTCCAACAACACCTTCTCCACTCATAGCTACTTCATACCAGGTACTCAATGTAGACTACCATTCTCTACTAAGTTTGTTGTAATTATCAAGCATGTAATAATTTATGTTTACTTGTTACCAGGTGCTGAGGTTAGAATAGATTGCATGTTCAAAGCAGTGTCACCAAGAATTGCAGAACACATATCATTCTCAGCAAATAGAACCACAAATAGGTATGGGGTGTACAAGTTGGAAATCCCATCTGTGGAGGGAATCAAATGTGCTGAAGATTCTGCAGTAGTTTCTTCCTGCCAGGCAAGCTTAATGTGGAGTGGATCTCCAGCTTGTAATGTTCCTGGTTTCAAATCCACATCAGATGAAATAGCAGTCAAGTCAAAGCAAGCTAATCTCTGCATCTACAGCCTCAATGCTTTGAATTTCAGACCATCTAGGAGAGACATTGGCTTATGTGGCAAGAACAAAGTTTAACAAGATCTCAATTTCTTTGTACTTCCAAGGGAACCAGTACGTGGTAAATCCCATGTTTTTCCCTTGATTTTTAGGCCACCAATGCGGAAGATAATATATCTTTATCTTCACCTCTCGGCATTACTTAATTGTATGGTTGTTTGGGCTATGCTGCCATAAATATTCATGCATGCTCTGATTGGTTTTATAATGTATTGTTTGTAGCTCCAAGTCACAATGTTATGGAATTGTATATACAATGCGTGTGTTGTTTCTACTTTTGCATTAAAAACAAATGGGGTAGGTACTGTACAACCAAAAATCCCAGGCTAGTAGTTTGCACTTCGATAATAACCATGGGGGAGCAAAGTGCAGAGTGAAGAAAAAATATGGAAAATCTTCACACTATTTTCACTGCTTT contains:
- the LOC126800605 gene encoding uncharacterized protein LOC126800605, with product MNPVILFVISSIFFQSIFLGGESARPKAVKGNSQIIVMGLVYCDICSNNTFSTHSYFIPGAEVRIDCMFKAVSPRIAEHISFSANRTTNRYGVYKLEIPSVEGIKCAEDSAVVSSCQASLMWSGSPACNVPGFKSTSDEIAVKSKQANLCIYSLNALNFRPSRRDIGLCGKNKV